The following are encoded together in the Nitrospirota bacterium genome:
- a CDS encoding IS200/IS605 family transposase — protein sequence MSQYIHKSHNVSVLMYHLVCPAKYRRVV from the coding sequence ATGAGTCAGTACATACATAAAAGCCACAATGTTTCTGTATTGATGTATCACTTGGTGTGTCCAGCGAAATATCGGAGAGTTGTT